In Ktedonobacteraceae bacterium, one genomic interval encodes:
- a CDS encoding ABC transporter ATP-binding protein, translating to MTTHPNTTPAPAVFVHGLSFRYRTLDEEPEARRKPNRPDQQPPEQANAIEDISFSLPAGQLLLIAGPSGCGKSTLLKCLNGLIPNSYKGTLSGEIQLEGRSIPGLSLRDLAQQVGTMLQDPDKQILGSTVEQEIAFGLENMNTPREEMQRRIADVLEQLHLEHYVGQPTFALSGGQRQQVAAAGILVMQPSIFLFDEPFANLDARAVDELEQLIKGLLAKGRTVIIVEHRVEEALRLQPNKVLLMRDGRQVFFGDTEEFLKIADPTQVKLPVESMLRTLNDPREAFNLLVRPIITAHSRQKEAGETILAFENVHFRYNSFSEEILHGISFEIHRGETIALLGPNGSGKTTLVKQALGLLRPNSGTVRLYGEDTRDLSVAQLASRIGYVFQSPSAMLFAPTVRKELSFGPENLRFPRERIATVVQEAEKAMNLEQFDARSPFSLSFGQQKRTAIASVLSMQSKILLLDEPTAGQDYRSYISFMEYLRSLPELDALLFITHDLDLALRFTQRVLLLKEGNLVADGPPLQVLADPALLDACNLRPTSLLHFLLAERNAVA from the coding sequence ATGACCACACATCCCAACACAACGCCTGCGCCAGCCGTATTTGTTCATGGATTGAGCTTTCGCTATCGCACGCTCGACGAGGAGCCGGAAGCCCGCAGGAAGCCGAACCGTCCAGATCAACAGCCACCCGAGCAGGCGAATGCCATTGAGGATATTTCCTTTTCCCTGCCCGCCGGTCAATTATTGCTGATTGCCGGTCCAAGCGGCTGCGGCAAAAGCACCCTGCTGAAATGCCTGAACGGGCTTATTCCCAATAGCTATAAGGGAACACTGAGCGGCGAGATACAACTCGAGGGCCGTTCGATTCCCGGCCTGTCGCTGCGTGACCTCGCGCAACAGGTCGGCACCATGCTGCAAGATCCCGACAAACAGATACTGGGCAGCACCGTCGAGCAGGAAATCGCCTTCGGCCTGGAGAATATGAACACGCCGCGGGAAGAAATGCAGCGCCGCATCGCAGATGTGCTGGAGCAGCTGCACCTGGAACACTATGTGGGGCAGCCAACATTCGCGCTCTCTGGCGGTCAGCGGCAGCAGGTCGCCGCCGCCGGTATCCTGGTCATGCAGCCGTCTATTTTCCTCTTCGACGAGCCATTCGCGAACCTCGATGCCAGGGCGGTAGACGAACTAGAGCAACTGATTAAAGGCCTGCTGGCAAAAGGACGTACCGTCATTATCGTCGAGCATCGTGTCGAGGAGGCGCTGCGATTGCAGCCGAACAAAGTATTGCTCATGCGCGATGGACGCCAGGTCTTCTTCGGCGATACAGAGGAATTTCTAAAGATTGCCGATCCTACACAGGTCAAACTGCCTGTCGAATCCATGCTGCGCACTTTAAATGACCCGCGGGAAGCTTTCAACCTGCTTGTCAGACCAATTATCACTGCACACAGCCGCCAGAAAGAAGCCGGTGAGACCATCCTTGCTTTCGAGAATGTGCATTTTCGCTACAACTCATTCTCCGAGGAAATCCTGCATGGCATCTCCTTTGAAATACATCGCGGCGAGACGATTGCGCTGCTGGGACCCAATGGTTCGGGCAAGACGACACTGGTGAAGCAGGCGCTTGGCTTGCTGAGGCCCAACTCAGGCACGGTACGGCTCTATGGAGAGGATACGCGCGATTTGAGTGTTGCGCAACTCGCCTCGCGCATCGGCTATGTTTTTCAGAGTCCCAGCGCCATGCTCTTTGCTCCCACAGTGCGCAAGGAATTGAGCTTCGGGCCTGAGAACCTGCGCTTTCCGCGTGAGCGTATTGCGACGGTCGTGCAGGAGGCGGAAAAAGCCATGAATTTAGAGCAGTTCGATGCGCGTTCGCCGTTTTCCCTGAGCTTCGGCCAGCAGAAAAGGACGGCCATTGCTTCCGTGCTTTCGATGCAGAGCAAAATCCTGCTGCTCGATGAGCCAACGGCGGGTCAGGATTACCGCTCCTATATCTCTTTCATGGAATATTTGCGCAGCCTGCCGGAACTGGACGCGCTGCTCTTCATCACGCATGATCTCGACCTCGCGCTGCGTTTCACACAACGTGTTTTGCTGCTAAAAGAAGGCAACCTGGTGGCAGATGGTCCGCCGTTGCAGGTGCTGGCTGATCCGGCGCTGCTGGATGCATGCAATCTGCGCCCGACCTCTCTGCTGCATTTCTTGCTTGCCGAACGGAATGCCGTCGCATAA
- a CDS encoding ECF transporter S component codes for MAVAEKRESLNTKIWSVGVRHIVFMALGAALYGGLSYLTNILQLPATSNVSFRPAIVIPLFFGAVFGPWVGLFTGGVGNFLGDYISGYGVYWNWDLGNALIGFIAGLAMYLTWGRYNTSMKIIIAEIFAAVGVVVGIGFAAYSDIWVSKYTVAASTGNFVPATLSDLVNGLILLPILLVAYNAAMRRAGRG; via the coding sequence ATGGCAGTCGCAGAAAAACGAGAGAGTCTCAATACAAAGATCTGGAGCGTCGGCGTGCGCCATATCGTGTTCATGGCGCTTGGCGCGGCGCTTTATGGTGGCTTGAGCTATCTCACCAATATCTTGCAGCTTCCCGCTACCAGTAACGTTTCATTTCGTCCGGCTATTGTTATTCCTTTGTTCTTTGGAGCCGTCTTTGGTCCCTGGGTTGGCCTCTTCACCGGCGGTGTCGGCAACTTCCTTGGAGACTATATTTCAGGCTATGGGGTTTACTGGAACTGGGACCTTGGTAACGCCTTGATCGGCTTTATTGCCGGGCTTGCTATGTATCTGACGTGGGGACGCTACAATACCTCGATGAAGATTATCATTGCGGAGATCTTCGCCGCTGTTGGCGTTGTGGTTGGCATCGGCTTTGCCGCCTATAGCGATATCTGGGTTTCAAAGTATACGGTTGCCGCATCGACCGGCAACTTCGTACCGGCAACCCTGTCCGACCTGGTCAATGGATTGATCCTGCTTCCCATCCTGCTCGTTGCGTACAATGCAGCAATGAGACGCGCCGGGCGCGGGTAA
- a CDS encoding energy-coupling factor transporter transmembrane component T, whose product MLINFPYIQRDTPIHRLDPRTKFVLLLALGFAVAQTSNFWVILAGFIGAAFYYRQAHLKWSETKRAWYLIIALNVMIIFVNYFLSGGNVVQGVDLTHPHILFTLPFLALKGHFPFIGLGPLVFSVESVTFMITQGLRNFSIALLAVPIPYTTNPGHIGVAFKGLGLPDRFAYAIDLSFRFLPTVARDFGTTLDAQRARGFEIDKLQGGIFSKIARLAPMVVPVVIGSVVGAEDIISAMELRCFGVGKRSWLVKLHAKPVDRILITFAIVAFLVITALNILGSFYTYGFLHVLHTQGIPHFLAP is encoded by the coding sequence ATGCTCATTAATTTTCCTTATATCCAACGTGATACACCCATTCATCGCCTGGACCCGCGAACCAAGTTCGTGTTATTGCTGGCCCTTGGTTTCGCGGTGGCGCAGACTTCTAATTTCTGGGTCATTTTGGCGGGATTTATTGGCGCGGCTTTCTACTATAGGCAGGCTCACCTGAAGTGGTCAGAGACAAAACGGGCCTGGTATCTTATTATTGCCCTCAATGTGATGATCATTTTCGTGAACTATTTTCTTTCAGGGGGCAATGTCGTTCAGGGAGTAGACCTTACGCACCCGCATATTCTCTTTACCCTGCCATTTCTGGCGCTAAAAGGGCATTTCCCCTTTATTGGGCTGGGACCATTAGTCTTCAGTGTCGAAAGCGTTACATTTATGATTACGCAAGGGTTGCGAAATTTCAGCATCGCGCTGCTAGCCGTACCCATACCGTATACCACCAATCCTGGACATATCGGCGTGGCTTTCAAGGGATTGGGCCTGCCGGATAGATTTGCCTATGCCATCGACCTCTCATTCCGTTTTTTACCGACAGTAGCGCGCGACTTCGGCACGACGCTCGATGCGCAGCGTGCCCGTGGCTTTGAAATTGACAAGCTGCAAGGGGGAATTTTCAGCAAGATTGCGCGTCTGGCGCCTATGGTTGTGCCTGTTGTCATTGGCTCCGTGGTGGGGGCGGAAGATATCATCAGCGCAATGGAACTGCGCTGCTTTGGTGTTGGCAAGCGTAGCTGGCTCGTAAAGTTGCATGCAAAGCCGGTTGATCGCATACTCATCACCTTCGCGATTGTCGCCTTCCTTGTCATTACTGCTCTTAACATCCTTGGCAGTTTCTATACCTATGGATTTTTGCACGTTTTACATACCCAGGGAATCCCGCACTTTCTGGCACCATAA